ATGATACAGATGTAAATGCCTGGAAGTTAAAGCTGAAATGTTGAGCTATTGTTTCACATTCACATattaatcttgttttttttttcagagggggagggggagtttTTAGTctacagcaaaaataaagaaactgCCCTCATTGTTCAAACACGTTGGCATGTACCACCATGAAGGCaccaaatattcacaaattcaaTCTATGTATAATAATCCTAATACTTCAACATGACGAAAACCACAATATTACAGGACTCATGTGATAGTTTGTGGGTGTTAAAGAAACATTATCAGTTATGACTAAAACGCAGAGACTTGAGAAAAATGTTCTGAGGATTAGACTGACACCCAAAAAAACCTCCCATGAAACATTCTTATGATGAcgaatgacaaaaacaatattatgATGAGGTGAAAAGGTCAATCTGTGGATGAATTTTATGGCCTTATTGCAACCCtaaattggaacaaaaaaattggTGGGTGCCTGAGTTGTTTGATCCAGGAGCTCTTGGGGTCCCTCTGGTGGGTAGAGGACTGAAGtggtttacaaaaacaaaaacctggtGATCAACGCTTTGGAAAATGGGAATGTGTAAGAAATAATTTTACCAGATTAAATAAAAGGCAGTGCCATAAAAAAGAGAGCAAAACTATATGTAGagaccattaattggacactctaaattgccccaaggtgtgattgtgagtgtggctgttcgtctcccaagtgccctgcgattggctggcaaccagttcagggtgtcccctcctgcccgttgacagctgggacaggctccaacactctccgtgaccctcatgaggataagcggcgaagaaaatggatggatggatatatgtagAGACAATTCTTTATGAATCCCTTATTATTTCGTCATATAAGTTCCAGTAATGACTGaggttgttattgttgttgtttgtggaGCCCGGCAGAAGGCCCCGTTTGTCTTCACCACTGCTGCTTCTGCACTGACTGGGGAAAGGGGACCCGTCCCCTCCTTGTAGTCCCCCAACCACGGGGCCTGTGGTGGCATGGCTGCTGTCTGAAGGCCCCATCGTGGTCATCGCACTCGGGCTCATCTTCTCAGATCGAGGCTGCGGTGGCGTGTGATCGGCAAACGGGGTGGCGGTGTTTTCGCCGGGGCTCTGCGGTCTCGTTGATGACTGGCagacaaacacgcacaccaagGCAAAAGGTACATTCAATTACATTTCAGTCGGGCAACATGaaattgtaatgtaatgtgCTGCTTTACAAGAAATACTGGATtgtacagatgcattatttttggGAAGGGggtggtgataaaaaaaaaacgcgatgcactgaatcatcgataggtgatccgcgaagtaCTACTGTAATACTGTAGTACTGTACTCatctaaacaggttggaaacgtgggtaggactaaacgGGACAGTCCTATAATGGGTCAGATCCTACCTGGAGGAACAATtatatgtagcagtgtctccagatggctTTAgctcaattgaggtgttgtgtcactttctgaagcagataaataaccaaaatttccttcaactaaaccacaaaaaaaaccaagataATTGTTTTGGCCAATAAAGAACACAGGATTTTTGTTCGTAAACACCTGGActtgccatttttaaaaagcaaaaactaaGTCCGAAACATTGGTGTTCTgctagattctgacctgaccttTAACAGTCATAGCAAATCAatgactaaaactgccttttaccatctgaggGACATATTTAGAGTGAAGGCAAacgcttgcatgtgtcaagcagaccaggagaagctcattcatgcttttacCTCAAGTAAACTTGtttattgtaatggtcttctgactgggctccccaaaaagatcATTAAACAAGtgcagctcgttcagaatgcaaccagaacaaagtggtcagaccATGTAacgccaattctaaagtctttacactgccttccagtcagttttagaatagattttgaaGCTCTGCCAATggtttataaatcactaaaagGTTTAGGTCCTGcacacatgaaagaaatgctaatggcatacaaacccagtaggccTCAGAGATccactgactcaggtctaataatgaaGTGCAGagaccaaagcaaacatggtgaggcagcatttagctattatgccgcacacaaataataatcataataaattgccaacagagatgACGTCAGCGCCAagcgtgaatgtttttaaaaccagATCAAAAACTAGTATTTCCAGTTTCTAGTTTAATGATAGTTATTGCACtatatgctgtttttaattgtacctttatttttatttttttaacatattttgttgtcattttcattgtctTCCCCCCCagcctgttttaaatgttttatctctctggatccaaatccttttaatcatgtaaagcacattgagttaccttgtgtatgaaatgcattatacaaataaatttgctttgaacATTGGGAGTATAGAAACACCACTGAAAGTGTGCGATTTGGCTAACTATACACTTAATGCAAAACATGGATGATGCCAGCATCTATAAAGCCAGGACGAATGTGACAAGATTTTAGTCTTtccaatatttgaaaatgaaagcagTTCCACTCACATTTGCCACAGGGGTATGACCGCTTGCTTCGTTCTTCTTTTTCGTGGCCATGTTAGGATTCCAGTGGCAAACCAGACTGTCATTCTGGACACTGTAGTTTTTATGGCCGATCAACCAGTATGTGCACATTTTACCTTTCCCCTGGGGGGAGCAGACATTGGGATATTGAAGGAAATCACAGTAAAACGTAGGGAAATTGACTTGGATGGCACCAAAGCTCTTCGTTTTATCTTATTGAAGTTCTTCTTTGCACAATAAGTCTATGCACGTTTATTTTAGCATTTAAGACGATAATCCGAgcaaatgaattcaaatgtgCTCAGTTGGACTGGACGCCGATCAGATTCAAAGTGGTGCAGGACAAGAAATAGGAGTGGCCACATTTCCACTCACCTTGACTTCAATTTCACCACGAAGCTGCAGTTCGTAAGCGTAGTCTTTGATGAGGGCCGAGTACGTTTCGGAACTCGTGTGGATTTTTTGAGCTGTCGCAGCACATAATATGGTGAGCTGCTAAAAAACACATAACTTGGGACAGGTCACGTTttgcatttataaaaaaaaaaaaaaaaaaaatacagcgcaGCCTACTAtatgcactgaaaaaaaaaaaagattggaggaCTTATTGGCCGCCAAAACTAAAGTCGCCATCTTGATagtcccaaaacaaccatgccaacCTGTGCGTTAATTGCCAGTTGTGTGGCTGTGAGAacacattccacaggtaaattggaacaatttactttgacactgttaaagtttgtctgtaaagggttttttaaaaaattctgatgagcttaatttaCTTgatcaaagttttgtttacagttgttgttcactgttcactctctgcttcacctttataggctgatGGTTTTTCCCGAAAAagtgatgtcaatattttcccaaacttcatcagtggataagcaagaaaacacattttctgtgaaattttcaatgaatttcataatacagaactctgcaaattgaattagattttcaaaatgcgaggaaacaagtttaaattttctgtctgaaataggccgtcgcaaatgaacaatgcgtttagcatgtattttcccattgcaagtccttattACCAAAAATAtgtcgaactgattgacttaaaatttaacgtttttatgacaaaaaatgcttagttttttgctatgttatcaTAATAGTGCTTTACAGCGtattttggggcaatttaacaTGCCGCGGAAATTGGGCccaaggtaatatgcaaggtttcttggtagtcacgctgttatatgtctttcctttgcttaccaggtcgaattaaaaatccttcatgtaaccagaactgaaaaaaatgtcaagctcacatgaccagttttaattctacatgccaaacttgtgaggaaaaaccccgccataatccaacctgtaaaccatgtcctccacacgttttgggggtaccaagatggcggccaactgtgttcaaccaatcgacataccgctcgatgtgtatgcgctacccagtatttttttttttagctcagtgGCGGTGACCCACTTGATTGTTttggtgggtaaaaaaaaaaaaaaagcttgtaaaCTTTGTAAATGACATTACCGCCACCTGCAGGAGGAAATTGAAATAGTATCACTACATAATAAACGATTTTCAAGCACTGACTTTGGCTGGTTTCTTGCAAATCAAATTGGCGGCGTATGTGGACTATGCAATGGAGAGGTTTACCTCTCGCTGTGTTTACAACAGTGGCTTTAAAATCTACAATTGACAACAATAACTTCATGCTTCTACATACGCAGGCTAGTGGACTCCATTCTAGAAGCTGTGTTCACCGTATCTCCAAAGAGACAGTATCTAGGCATTTTGTAGCCCACTATTCCTGCCACACAAGGACCTGATAAGGAAGGAAAACACGAGCCAAAAAAAGGTCTTATTggggaaacaaaaagaaacaaacaaaaaaaaaattcattcatatTCAGCTTTGACCTGTGTGGATTCCAGCTCGGAGCTGCAGCCTCTGATTGGGCATGTGCGGAATCAGCACCTGTCGGACGGCCGTAACCAGATCCAGAGCCATCTTGGCGATCTGGTCTGCATGTCTGTCGCCGTTCCTCTCTGGAAGGCCACTCACCACCATGTATGCGTCCCCAATTGTTTCAACCTTGTTGGAAAAACGCAAATCATCTGAGTCCTGTTATagagcatgtgacgtcaccattttcacgccaccaaattgccggtcaaaaagagctgagacaagattcgagagagcagacttcgatggtttggacatgttcagaggcgagagagtgagtatattggtaggagggtgccgaggatggagctgccaggcaaaagagcgagaggaagaccaaagagaaggtttatggatgtggtgagggaagacatgagggcagttggggttagagaggaagatgcaggagataggctaagatggcaaaagatgacacgctgtggcgacccctaacgggacaagccgaaaggaaaagaagaagaagaagaggaggactcATTTAAGAACTTCTTcttctcactccgagcgagaacctcaacatcttcatttctgccacctccagttcagcttcctgttgtttcttcagtgccaccgtctctaatccgtacatcatggccggcctcaccactgttttgtaaactttgcccttcatcctagcagacactcttctgtcacataacacaccagacacctttcgccagctgttccaacctgcttggacccgtttcttcacttcctgaccacactctccattgctctgtattgttgaccccaagtatttgaagtcgtccaccctcgctatctcttctccctgtagcctcactcttccccctctacttttgtcattcacgcacatatattctgttttacttcggctaatcttcattcctctcctttccagtgcatgtctccatctttccaattgttcctctgcatgctccctgctttcactgcatatgacaatatcatctgcgaacatcatgatccaaggggattccagtctaacctcatctgtcagcctatccattactaccgcaaacaggaaggggctcagagctgatccctgatgcagtcccacctccaccttaaattcctctgtcacacctaaggcacacctcaccattgttctgctgccatcatacatgtcctgtactattttaacatacttctctgccacaccagacttacgcatgcagtaccacagttcctctcttggtactctgtcataggctttctctagatccacaaagacacaatgtagctccttctgaccttctctgtacttttccacgagcatcctcaaggcaaataatgcatctgtggtactctttctaggcatgaaaccatactgttgctcgcagatacttacttctgtcctgagtctagcctccactactctttcccataacttcattgtgtggctcatcaactttattcctctatagttcccacagctctgaacatcccctttgttcttaaaaatgggaactagaacacttttcctccattcttcaggcatcttttcgcccgctagtattctgttgaataagttggtcaaaaactccacagccatctctccaaattgcttccatacctctaccggtatgtcatcaggaccaactgcctttccatttttcatcctttgtagtgcctttctgacttcccccttagtaatcatttccacttcctggtccttcactcttgccttttcaactcttccttctctctcattttcttcattcatcaacttctcaaagtattctttccatctatttagcacactaccggcaccagtcaacacatttccatctctatccttaatcaccctaaccttctgcacatctttcccatctctatccctctgtctggccaacctgtagagatccttttctccttctttcgtgtccaacctggtgtacatgtcttcatatgcctcttgtttagccttcgccacctctacctttgccctacgtcgcatctcgatgtactccttttgcctctcctcagtcctctcagtatcccacttcttcttcgctaatctctttccttgtatgactccctgtattttggggttccaccaccaagtctccttctcccctttcctaccagatgacacaccaagtactctcctgcctgtctctctgatcaccttggctgtcgtcgtccagtcttccgggagcttcggttgtccatcgagagcctgtctcacctctttccggaaggccgcacaacattcttcctttctcagcttccaccacatggttctctgctctacctttgtcttcttaatcttcctacccaccaccagaatcatcctacatactaccatcctatgctgtcgagctacactctcccctaccactactttacagtcagtaacctccttcagattacatcgtctgcacaaaatataatctacctgcgtggttctacctccgctcttgtaggtcactatatgttcctccctcttctggaaataagtgttcactacagccatctccatcctttttgcaaagtccaccaccatctgcccttcaaagttcctttcctggatgccgtacttacccatcacttcttcatcgcccctgtttcctttaccaatatgtccattacaatctgcaccaatcacaactctctcgctgtctgggatgctcagaactacttcatctagttccttccagaatttctctttcaactctaggtcacatcctacctgtggtgcatagccgctaaccacattatacataacaccctcaatttcaaattttagtctcatcactcgatctgatactcttttcacctccaacacattcttagccagctcttcctttaaaataacccctactccatttctcttcccatctactccgtggtagaataatttaaaccctgctcccaaacttctagccttactacctttccacctgctctcttggatgcacagaatatcaacctttctcctaatcatcatgtcaaccaactcctgtgcttttcctgtcatagtcccaacattcaaagtccctacactcagttgtaggctctgtgcattcctctttttcttctgacgctggatccggtttcctcctcttctttgtcttcgacccacagtagcttaatttccaccgacgccctgcaggttagcagtgccgggggcgggcgttgttaacccgggccacgaccgatccggtatgggattctttagatgaacgctcatatttgtttggcacagtttttacgccggatgcccttcctgacacaaccctctgcatttatccgggcttgggaccggcctacagattgcactggtttgtgcccccatagggctgcatttcttaaatgagtccaatgcgtatttaaaaaaagaaaataaactgtcagtcacacagaggtgtatgtaggttaacgtgtggcctcaACAGGCTTCCGTGGACGGggcgctgaagcctatcccagcgttttattttctttttttaaatacgcattggactcatttgacaacaatgcatatttttttaaaaaaaatgtctgtcacaatgaagtttactgaagtttaacgtgtggccgcaacacgcttctgtgtacggaggagccaactcgctgtctttttttttttccaatcatagttaatgattgcgagtttgtgtaaaaccaggggtcgtttatttaagtattggtattgaaaaaatctgagtgtgaatctatgtgggatttattctcaattgagaatagatccagcaacaaagtatttatatgcgtccagacttttatacactttcaaaaacTCTTcggtgtaaatctcgatgacttaactcaccagatccacacgtagatccagttgtccaagacaagcggatgcgggttaacagtcaaatttcttaccGGCGAAAACATccacttcggcattaaatatgggtcctgtGTACcaagtgtttttcattttccacataccttcgtttattatcaccttctaaatgtttaacagtattggacaaaactccgAGTGTTGtactataagacgtattttcgtgtcatctccaaccgacttagcattgaagaattgAAGTTTGTtcgaccggcacttccggctcgtggcgtgatttgatgacgtaggtgcacgagctctatagtagAGAGTACAGAAGATAGATAGTAGTAGGTAGTACAGaaatatccaaccatccattttctacattgcTAATCCTGCAGAAGGTCTTGAGGAGCTGGCCTCACTTCACTTGCATGTCGCCAAACATGACTTGAGACTAAGAGAACCAATCTTGCGTTTAACATATTCagtttgcatttgcatttgtgtgttaatTACCTTGTACACGTCGTAGGAGTCGATTCGTGTGTCAAAGCAGACGTACAAGTTGTTGAGCATCTCCACGACTTGCAGAGGAGTGCAGGAGGCCGAGATGGAGGTGAAACCAACGATGTCCGAGAAGAAAATGGTCACCTGGAATAGAACGGCGCAAACGTGGACTTTGCAATTTTCTTTCaaagattttggggagcaaacGTTgcttttaaaaagaagaaatcgTGAACGGGGTCATTTTAAGTTCGCATCTCATCATGCTGATTGTTGAAGtgataaatcaggggtgtcaatttatttttttttgtcacgggcaaCTTTGTAGTTCTGGTTTTGCCACACAGCGACATCACCAACTAATTATAGAAGCCCCTCAtcatattcttctttttttcctttcggcttgtcccgttaggagtcgccacagcgtgtcatctttttccatctaagcccatctcgtgcattttcttctctaacacccaaactgtcctcatgtcctcccacacaacatccatcaaccttttctttggtcttcctctcgctcttttgcctggcagctccgtcctcggcacccttctaccaatatatttctgctacctccagttctgcttcctcttgcctcttcagtgccaccgtctctaatccatacatcatagccggcctcaccactgttttatagactttgcccttcatcctagcggagactcttctgtcacatagaacaccagacaccttccgccaactgttccaccccacttggacccgtttcttcacttcctttccacactaACCATCGCtcttgtattgttgaccccaagtatttgaagtcgtccactctcactatcgcttcactcttcctcatccgcccctctcattcacgcacatatattctgtttaactttggctaatcttcattcctctcctttccagtgcatgtctccatctttctaattgttcctccacctgctccccgctttcactgcatatcacgatatcatctgtgaacatcatggtccagggggattccagtctaacctcatctgtcagcctatccattgtcattgcaaacaggaaggggctcagagctgatccctgatgcagtcccacctccaccttaaattcttctgtcacacctccggcacacctcaccgttgttctgctgaTGATGTGCTTTAGCGGCCTACATAAAATAGGTTGATAGgctagatctggcccctgggcctggAGTTTGAGACTAGTGCTCTAAATGATGACATCACTCCAGTATTTATGCTTCGcttcagtcctttttttttaaaggactaaATATTGATGTACATTTCCCAAATGGTTTTCAATTTCCTTTTCTAATAACCATCATTCAATATTAGTTTGAAATGGAGCTATTTGTTTCTTCTGTAGCATGAAAGCACCACAAATCTCCACGCTATCCTGCACAGAGTTCTTCTGGTACAGCTGCTCATACCTCCTTAATAAACCAAAAGCAATTTCCACCTATCAAACATGTTTTATCTTCTGATGAATATGGAACAGGGCAATTATAGGTAATTACGTCAACAATAGCTACAAAGGAAGAAATGATAAATTCATTTAGCATGTCTGCAGACGATGCGGTCCTAAGCTCCTTGTAGCAGCCTCAATATTAAAAGCTTAGAATATGTTTTCCTGGAATCAGAGAATTTATGGAACGAAACATAAGACATCTGAAGAGGTTCTCAACCATTGCCACTTTGGGAGCCGCATCTTCCTATTTTAACCAAGTCATGACTCACTTTTACAGAAGTGACAAACAATAAATGGCAgaaattcatccatcaatccattttcttagccgcttatcctcacaagggtcgcaagagtgctggagcctaccgcggctgtcaacgggcaggaggcgggtaacaccctgaaatggttgccggccaatcggagggcacatggagacagacaacagttgcactcacaaccacaccgaggggcaatttacgACATGAAGTCAGGGTGCCTTCTTGTGTGTGCCACGTGG
This DNA window, taken from Syngnathoides biaculeatus isolate LvHL_M chromosome 2, ASM1980259v1, whole genome shotgun sequence, encodes the following:
- the LOC133495384 gene encoding guanylate cyclase soluble subunit beta-2, with protein sequence MMRHLFSKDVANETLNGNVSALAVPVWNLCGDVVGRGNGYGLRCHVEVAEFCQEIERSAHGSLKASLDTNGRSENDTSALNVFIGGLLDMWATEEHAASKARHDSNWRDVFAARLLLTFIELNHQFRDFPHMAALPVFQEKWIYVLNHLRFAAFMTEQLHDCWLENIDGKFNSSQYVKDVFDTNLWEITDSGKELSGSRAGLQALSETQQCLFARAVPVLRLASRSVSSGLSMKISLLAIACLIYPVVMFSFKQMTEWIQNYALSLTEKTEDLRRQRKLAEDLLHQMLPKSVAKQLRRQKHVEAESYEKVTIFFSDIVGFTSISASCTPLQVVEMLNNLYVCFDTRIDSYDVYKVETIGDAYMVVSGLPERNGDRHADQIAKMALDLVTAVRQVLIPHMPNQRLQLRAGIHTGPCVAGIVGYKMPRYCLFGDTVNTASRMESTSLPQKIHTSSETYSALIKDYAYELQLRGEIEVKGKGKMCTYWLIGHKNYSVQNDSLVCHWNPNMATKKKNEASGHTPVANSSTRPQSPGENTATPFADHTPPQPRSEKMSPSAMTTMGPSDSSHATTGPVVGGLQGGDGSPFPSQCRSSSGEDKRGLLPGSTNNNNNNLSHYWNLYDEIIRDS